The following are encoded together in the Pectinophora gossypiella chromosome 14, ilPecGoss1.1, whole genome shotgun sequence genome:
- the LOC126372477 gene encoding threonylcarbamoyladenosine tRNA methylthiotransferase: MPGAFAEIIDDIEDLISSQDITPKERYASRKNVTVRSRKREEKNAEPVEKVILESVVPGTQTVYVKTWGCAHNNSDSEYMAGLLAAHGYPLTEDKWQAQLWLLNSCTVKSPAEDHFKNEIELGRSRGIHVVVAGCVPQGAPRAEYLQGLSVVGVQQIDRIVEIVEETLKGHTVRLFGQKKTTDGRKAGGASLLLPKVRKNPLIEIIAINTGCLNQCTYCKTKHARGELASYPPEEIVERARQAFKEGVAEIWLTSEDTGTYGRDIGTSLPELLWQLVAVIPSGCRLRLGMTNPPYILEHLEQVAQIMHHPRVYKFLHVPVQAGSDQVLADMKREYTRADFEHVVDFLREKVPGITIATDIICGFPTETDEDFKQTMSLCDKYRFPSLFINQFFPRPGTPAAKMTRVPGQEVKKRTKQLSELFRSYEPYSDRVGQTYQVLVTDVSHDRNYYVAHNEFYEQVLVPKEEKYMGKMLTVKITSTTKFSMMGQPIDKPTMPGLTAPLKKGEVSGLSTEIGTNNSGTKMPVPIPILMLLFALVLRLIWMFL, from the exons ATGCCAGGCGCTTTTGCAGAGATTATAGACGATATAGAAGATTTAATATCTTCACAGGACATAACTCCTAAAGAACGGTACGCCAGTCGAAAGAATGTCACCGTACGGTCTCGCAAACGCGAGGAGAAAAACGCAGAACCAGTGGAAAAAGTGATCTTGGAAAGTGTCGTCCCAG GAACCCAAACCGTGTATGTGAAGACATGGGGATGTGCGCACAACAACTCAGACTCAGAGTACATGGCGGGGTTGCTGGCGGCACACGGGTACCCGCTCACCGAGGACAAGTGGCAGGCGCAGCTGTGGCTGCTCAACTCCTGCACCGTCAAGAGCCCTGCCGAGGATCATTTTAA GAACGAGATAGAGCTAGGTCGCAGTCGTGGCATCCACGTCGTAGTAGCAGGGTGCGTGCCGCAGGGGGCGCCGCGCGCCGAGTACCTGCAGGGGCTCAGTGTGGTCGGCGTACAGCAGATTGACCGCATCGTTGAGATTGTCGAGGAGACTCTTAAGG GCCACACCGTCCGTCTATTCGGCCAAAAGAAAACAACAGACGGTAGGAAGGCTGGTGGCGCATCCCTTCTGCTGCCCAAAGTGCGGAAGAACCCTCTAATAGAGATAATAGCAATAAACACGGGGTGCCTGAACCAGTGCACGTATTGTAAGACGAAGCACGCGCGTGGGGAGCTGGCCAGCTACCCGCCGGAGGAGATTGTCGAGAGGGCGCGCCAAGCGTTCAAAGAGGGCGTCGCGGAGATCTGGCTCACTAGCGAGGACACTG GTACATACGGCCGCGACATCGGCACCTCCCTGCCCGAGTTGCTATGGCAACTGGTGGCTGTGATCCCCTCGGGCTGTCGTCTCCGGCTCGGCATGACCAACCCGCCGTACATACTGGAGCACCTCGAGCAGGTGGCGCAGATCATGCACCACCCTCGCGTCTACAA GTTCCTCCACGTGCCGGTGCAGGCGGGCAGCGACCAGGTGCTGGCGGACATGAAGAGGGAGTACACGCGCGCTGACTTCGAGCACGTCGTCGACTTCCTGCGGGAGAA AGTACCGGGCATAACGATAGCAACGGACATAATCTGCGGCTTCCCAACGGAGACAGATGAAGACTTCAAACAGACCATGTCTCTGTGCGACAAGTATCGCTTCCCCTCGCTGTTTATCAACCAGTTCTTCCCGCGACCCGGCACGCCCGCTGCTAAGATGACCAGG GTACCGGGCCAAGAAGTAAAGAAGCGCACCAAACAATTATCGGAACTGTTCCGTTCATACGAGCCGTACTCTGATAGGGTGGGACAGACGTACCAAGTGCTCGTCACTGACGTGTCGCATGACCGCAACTACTACGTGGCGCACAACGAGTTCTATGAACAG gtCCTGGTACCAAAAGAAGAAAAGTACATGGGGAAGATGCTTACAGTCAAAATCACAAGTACGACTAAGTTTTCCATGATGGGCCAACCAATAGACAAGCCTACTATGCCGGGACTAACCGCCCCTCTTAAAAAGGGGGAGGTTTCGGGACTAAGTACCGAAATTGGTACAAACAATTCCGGTACCAAAATGCCGGTACCGATaccaattttaatgttattatttgctTTAGTTCTAAGGTTGATCTGGATGTTTTTATag